The following are encoded together in the Bradyrhizobium genosp. L genome:
- a CDS encoding ammonium transporter, giving the protein MGARALRAALLAAPITAAMLFALGQPAFAQDSGSINTADTAWMIVATALVLMMTIPGLALFYSGMVRKKNVLATMAQSLSAVAIISILWVTFGYSLSFVGDGPWLGGFDRWFLAGMTTDSVNPLAKTIPEALFMLYQMTFAIITVALVAGSVADRMRFSAYLLFSIGWFVFGYVPLAHWVWGGGFLGQLGVLDFAGGLVVHLSAGVSGLVAAKVMGNRHGYGSDNLSPFDLSLAVVGTGLLWVGWFGFNGGSALAANSRAVMAIIATHLAACAGALTWGAIEWAKRRKPSVLGMISGAVAGLGTITPASGYVAPWHGVIIGIIAGLVCYWACTWLKHRFKYDDSLDVFGVHGIGGMTGTLLAGIFAAAAIGGTSGLLEGNPKQLLIQFYGVAVTLVWCGGVTFVLLKLVSVFVPLRVSLQQELEGLDISQHGEALQ; this is encoded by the coding sequence ATGGGGGCACGAGCTCTTCGCGCAGCGCTATTGGCTGCGCCGATCACTGCTGCAATGCTGTTCGCGCTGGGTCAGCCGGCTTTCGCGCAGGACTCGGGTAGCATCAACACCGCCGACACCGCCTGGATGATCGTCGCCACCGCGCTGGTGCTGATGATGACGATCCCCGGGCTGGCGCTGTTCTACTCCGGCATGGTGCGCAAGAAGAACGTGCTGGCGACGATGGCGCAGAGCCTCTCCGCGGTCGCCATCATCTCGATCCTCTGGGTCACCTTCGGCTATTCGCTGAGCTTCGTCGGCGACGGTCCCTGGCTCGGCGGGTTCGACCGCTGGTTCCTGGCGGGCATGACGACGGACAGCGTCAACCCGCTCGCCAAGACCATCCCCGAAGCGCTGTTCATGCTGTACCAGATGACGTTCGCGATCATCACGGTGGCGCTGGTGGCGGGCTCGGTCGCCGACCGCATGCGGTTCTCCGCCTATCTCTTGTTCTCGATCGGCTGGTTCGTGTTCGGCTATGTGCCGTTGGCGCATTGGGTTTGGGGCGGCGGCTTCCTCGGCCAGCTCGGCGTGCTGGATTTCGCCGGCGGCCTCGTCGTGCATCTCTCTGCCGGCGTCAGCGGCCTGGTCGCCGCCAAGGTGATGGGCAATCGCCACGGCTATGGCAGCGACAACCTGTCGCCGTTCGACCTGTCGCTCGCCGTGGTCGGCACCGGGCTGCTGTGGGTCGGCTGGTTCGGCTTCAACGGCGGCTCGGCGCTGGCAGCCAATTCGCGTGCGGTGATGGCGATCATCGCCACCCATCTGGCCGCATGCGCGGGTGCGCTGACCTGGGGCGCGATCGAATGGGCCAAGCGCCGCAAGCCGTCGGTGCTCGGCATGATCTCGGGCGCGGTCGCCGGCCTCGGCACCATCACGCCGGCATCCGGCTATGTCGCGCCGTGGCACGGCGTCATCATCGGCATCATCGCCGGCCTGGTCTGCTACTGGGCCTGCACCTGGCTGAAGCATCGCTTCAAATATGACGACTCGCTCGACGTGTTCGGCGTGCACGGCATCGGCGGCATGACCGGCACGCTGCTCGCCGGCATTTTTGCGGCCGCCGCGATCGGCGGCACCTCGGGCCTGCTCGAAGGCAACCCGAAGCAGCTTCTGATCCAGTTCTACGGCGTCGCCGTCACGCTGGTCTGGTGCGGCGGCGTGACCTTCGTGCTGCTCAAGCTGGTCAGCGTCTTCGTGCCGCTGCGGGTTTCGTTGCAGCAGGAACTCGAGGGCCTCGACATCTCGCAGCACGGCGAGGCGCTGCAGTAA
- a CDS encoding P-II family nitrogen regulator: MKLVVAIIKPFKLDEVRQALTAIGVHGMTVTEVKGYGRQKGHTEIYRGAEYVVNFLPKLRIEIAVDSDVADRAVAVITQHARTGQIGDGKIFVTPIDHALRIRTGETDRDAL; encoded by the coding sequence ATGAAACTCGTCGTCGCGATCATCAAACCGTTCAAGCTCGATGAGGTGCGCCAGGCGCTGACCGCGATCGGCGTCCACGGCATGACGGTGACCGAGGTCAAGGGCTATGGCCGCCAGAAGGGCCACACCGAGATCTATCGCGGCGCCGAATATGTCGTGAACTTCCTGCCGAAGCTGCGGATCGAGATCGCCGTCGATTCCGACGTCGCCGACCGGGCGGTCGCGGTCATCACCCAGCACGCGCGCACCGGCCAGATCGGCGACGGCAAGATCTTCGTTACGCCGATCGACCACGCCTTGCGCATCCGCACCGGCGAGACCGACCGCGACGCGCTCTGA
- the tesB gene encoding acyl-CoA thioesterase II: MSKSLIDLLSILDLEQLEVNLFRGNSPKTSWQRVFGGQVIGQAMVAACRTVEGRLPHSLHCYFILPGDPQVPIIYQVERLRDGKSYSTRRVTAIQHGNAIFSIMVSFHAEEQGAFDHQDKMPDVPPPEKLTAEEVSKQPMFKEMPEFIRRYYESDRPIELRPVELGRYFGQQIEDGRIHVWIRTAAKLPDDPALHMCALAYASDFSLLDAVMARYGRTLFDKRMMPASLDHAMWFHRPFRADEWLLYAQDSPSAQSGRGLTRGLIFKPDGTLVASVAQEGSVRERKT; encoded by the coding sequence ATGTCCAAAAGCCTGATCGACCTGCTGTCCATCCTCGATCTCGAGCAGCTCGAGGTGAATTTGTTCCGCGGCAACAGCCCGAAGACGAGCTGGCAACGGGTGTTCGGCGGCCAGGTGATCGGGCAGGCGATGGTGGCGGCGTGCCGCACCGTCGAGGGCCGGCTGCCGCATTCGCTGCATTGCTATTTCATCCTGCCCGGCGATCCCCAGGTCCCGATCATCTACCAGGTCGAGCGGCTGCGCGACGGCAAGAGCTACTCGACCCGCCGCGTCACCGCGATCCAGCACGGCAACGCGATCTTCTCGATCATGGTCTCGTTCCACGCCGAGGAGCAGGGCGCGTTCGACCATCAGGACAAGATGCCCGACGTGCCGCCGCCGGAGAAGCTCACGGCCGAGGAAGTGTCGAAGCAACCGATGTTCAAGGAGATGCCGGAGTTCATCCGCCGCTACTACGAGAGCGACCGGCCGATCGAGCTGCGCCCGGTCGAGCTCGGCCGCTATTTCGGCCAACAGATCGAGGACGGTCGCATCCATGTCTGGATCCGCACCGCCGCAAAACTGCCCGACGATCCGGCCCTGCACATGTGCGCGCTGGCCTATGCGTCCGACTTCTCGCTGCTCGATGCCGTGATGGCGCGCTACGGCCGCACGCTGTTCGACAAGCGCATGATGCCGGCGAGCCTCGACCACGCGATGTGGTTTCACCGCCCGTTCCGCGCCGACGAATGGCTGCTCTACGCGCAGGATTCGCCGAGCGCGCAGTCAGGCCGCGGCCTGACCCGCGGCCTGATCTTCAAGCCCGACGGCACACTGGTGGCCTCGGTCGCGCAAGAGGGCTCGGTGCGCGAGCGCAAGACATAG
- a CDS encoding GYF domain-containing protein codes for MSNRNWFYASEGQQKGPLPEGQLRDLIARGMVRSDTLVWTEGMAGWQKAGEIPGLVPSAGAPPVFPPQAAGGPPQVVASGSYSGGPLSIDFGIWDFTWRSIVFAIASCFVIPLPWMLVWYLKWLIPHVRVPGRPNLSFEGTAMTVVPWFFGAIVLFVVVRLLDIQVLNILVFLAEIALYWLFFKWVIANLASNGQPLGLSFVGTPWALLGWTLLSVVSFITIIGWAWVYAAATRWFCRNIEGTRHEVIFNGSGLELLWRAIVAAIAAAFIIPIPWVYRWLWQWFASQTVLVERGSQPGV; via the coding sequence ATGTCGAACCGAAACTGGTTTTATGCATCCGAAGGCCAGCAGAAGGGGCCCCTGCCGGAGGGCCAACTCCGCGACCTGATCGCTCGCGGCATGGTGCGATCAGACACGCTGGTGTGGACCGAGGGCATGGCGGGCTGGCAGAAGGCCGGCGAGATTCCCGGCCTCGTCCCCAGCGCAGGCGCGCCGCCGGTTTTTCCGCCGCAGGCCGCAGGCGGGCCGCCACAGGTAGTGGCCTCCGGAAGCTATAGCGGCGGGCCGCTGTCGATCGATTTCGGTATCTGGGACTTCACCTGGCGCAGCATCGTGTTTGCGATCGCGAGCTGCTTCGTCATTCCGCTGCCTTGGATGCTGGTCTGGTATCTCAAATGGCTGATCCCGCACGTGCGCGTGCCCGGGCGGCCGAACCTCAGCTTCGAGGGCACCGCGATGACGGTCGTGCCTTGGTTCTTCGGCGCGATCGTGCTGTTCGTCGTAGTGCGGCTGCTCGATATCCAGGTGCTCAACATCCTGGTCTTCCTGGCCGAGATCGCGCTGTACTGGCTGTTCTTCAAATGGGTGATCGCGAACCTCGCGTCTAACGGGCAGCCGCTCGGCTTGAGTTTCGTCGGCACGCCGTGGGCGCTGCTGGGCTGGACCCTGTTGTCCGTCGTCTCATTCATCACGATCATCGGCTGGGCGTGGGTCTACGCCGCCGCGACCCGATGGTTCTGCCGCAACATCGAGGGCACGCGGCATGAGGTGATCTTTAACGGCAGCGGATTGGAGCTGCTTTGGCGTGCGATCGTCGCCGCGATCGCCGCCGCCTTCATCATCCCGATCCCGTGGGTCTATCGCTGGCTGTGGCAGTGGTTTGCGTCGCAGACCGTGCTGGTCGAGCGCGGTTCGCAGCCGGGCGTGTAA